One region of Flavobacterium pisciphilum genomic DNA includes:
- a CDS encoding DUF3800 domain-containing protein, producing MIDFEIAEIEDANQFARLLNPRVDFATPYIFYYDETNNIKTFYVRENDFNYTFTANFVLGGLLHQGEVPDVQPLIDSFKLQKTAKEVKFKHIAFGDFLDCLKSQKLNLFLHFLKDSDLYVHYSSLNILYWSIVDIVDSAIMNSDVAMRLGPGFDNRLKNDLYKLCRLEIDAVIQLFYTFEYPNVKPEKIGDFIEALSNLFEAYLQLPEFHFGLESLRQILKESKKKGELAFVMDEKDYILLADLTHFYLRPIYTFKNSTHIFDNEDSIREALNGYRMLDKGVEFKNYSFVDSQDSQLTQLSDVFVGFMGKYTNYRNTHNMEEIKADIDSFSALQLENMKLFIDIINKSDQKNPAFLHATDSYEEVMKFGELCEIIAGK from the coding sequence ATGATAGATTTTGAAATAGCAGAAATAGAAGATGCTAATCAATTTGCCCGATTATTGAATCCAAGGGTAGATTTTGCGACACCGTACATATTCTATTATGATGAAACCAATAACATCAAAACATTCTATGTAAGAGAAAATGATTTCAATTATACATTTACAGCAAACTTCGTTTTGGGTGGACTTCTACATCAGGGAGAAGTACCAGACGTACAGCCATTGATAGATAGCTTTAAATTGCAAAAAACAGCTAAGGAAGTTAAATTCAAACATATAGCATTCGGGGATTTTCTTGATTGCCTCAAATCCCAGAAGTTAAACCTGTTCTTGCACTTTTTAAAGGATAGTGATCTTTATGTGCATTATTCAAGTCTTAATATTCTCTATTGGTCGATTGTGGACATTGTAGATTCTGCTATCATGAACTCTGATGTGGCTATGAGATTAGGCCCTGGATTTGACAACCGACTAAAGAACGACCTCTATAAACTGTGTCGTCTTGAAATAGATGCCGTTATTCAACTCTTTTATACTTTCGAATATCCTAATGTTAAACCTGAGAAAATTGGTGATTTCATTGAAGCATTGAGTAATCTTTTTGAAGCATATCTTCAGTTACCTGAATTTCATTTTGGGTTGGAATCGTTACGACAGATATTGAAAGAGTCTAAAAAGAAAGGCGAACTAGCTTTTGTTATGGATGAAAAAGATTATATTCTGCTGGCAGATCTGACACATTTTTATCTTAGACCCATTTACACTTTCAAGAATTCAACTCATATATTCGATAATGAGGATTCCATCCGAGAAGCTTTGAACGGGTATAGAATGCTAGATAAAGGAGTAGAGTTTAAAAACTATTCTTTTGTTGATTCTCAGGATAGCCAATTGACACAACTATCTGATGTTTTTGTTGGTTTCATGGGTAAATACACCAATTACAGGAATACACACAATATGGAGGAAATTAAAGCGGATATCGACTCTTTCTCAGCTTTACAATTAGAAAACATGAAGTTATTTATTGATATTATTAATAAATCAGACCAGAAAAACCCCGCCTTTCTACACGCAACAGATAGTTACGAAGAGGTAATGAAATTTGGAGAGTTGTGCGAGATTATTGCTGGAAAATAA
- the traJ gene encoding conjugative transposon protein TraJ yields the protein MEWDNLHELLRSLYDDMMPLAGDMAAVAKGLAGLGALFYVALKVWQALSRAEPIDVFPLLRPFALGLCIMFFPTIVLGTINAVLSPVVRGTHTILEDQVLDLNKLQQQKDQLEYEAMVRNPETAYMASDEEFDKKLDELGWSPSDVGTMAGMYMDRQAYKIEKAIKDWFRNLLEILFQAAALVIDTIRTFFLIVLSILGPIAFAISVWEGFQSTLTQWITRYVSVYLWLPVSDLFSSMLARIQSLILERDIAMLADPTYIPDTSNTVYIIFMIIGIIGYFTIPTVTGWVIQAGGAGNFTRNVNQAAMKTGNIAGAGAGSTVGNIGGKLMNK from the coding sequence ATGGAATGGGATAATCTTCACGAACTCCTGCGTTCGCTTTACGACGATATGATGCCGCTTGCAGGCGATATGGCGGCAGTAGCTAAAGGTTTAGCGGGATTGGGAGCGTTGTTCTATGTAGCATTAAAGGTTTGGCAGGCTTTAAGCCGAGCAGAACCTATTGATGTGTTCCCGTTGTTGCGTCCCTTCGCTTTGGGGCTTTGTATAATGTTCTTCCCAACTATCGTGTTGGGAACCATTAATGCAGTATTAAGTCCGGTGGTTAGAGGAACCCACACCATACTCGAAGACCAAGTACTTGACCTGAACAAGCTGCAACAGCAGAAAGACCAATTGGAATATGAAGCAATGGTCAGAAATCCAGAAACCGCCTATATGGCATCAGACGAAGAGTTTGATAAAAAACTGGATGAATTGGGCTGGTCGCCATCGGACGTTGGTACAATGGCGGGAATGTATATGGACAGACAAGCCTACAAGATAGAGAAAGCCATAAAGGATTGGTTTCGCAATTTACTGGAAATACTCTTTCAGGCGGCGGCTTTGGTTATTGATACCATACGAACATTTTTCCTGATAGTCCTTTCCATACTCGGACCAATAGCTTTTGCTATTTCCGTTTGGGAGGGATTTCAGTCCACACTCACACAGTGGATTACCAGGTATGTCAGCGTATATCTCTGGCTTCCTGTTTCGGATTTGTTCAGCTCGATGCTGGCAAGAATACAATCCCTCATACTGGAAAGGGATATAGCAATGCTTGCCGATCCGACCTACATACCTGATACGAGCAATACAGTGTACATCATATTTATGATTATCGGCATCATCGGGTACTTCACAATTCCTACAGTGACAGGTTGGGTAATCCAAGCCGGAGGCGCAGGAAACTTTACCCGCAACGTGAACCAAGCTGCAATGAAAACAGGGAACATCGCCGGAGCAGGTGCAGGTTCCACAGTTGGAAACATCGGCGGCAAACTGATGAATAAATAA
- a CDS encoding DUF4141 domain-containing protein produces MKKVLYLVCTALMLAVAPSAKAQWVVTDPANLASGIINSANEIIQTSSTVSNVVKNFNEVKKVYDQGKEYYDKLKAINNLVKDARKVQQTVLLVGDVSEMYVQNFGKMMNDPNFTPQELVAIGNGYSALLNESTELLKELKQIITSSSLSLNDKERMDIIDRVYKEVKDYHSLVRYYTNKNISVSYLRAKKKNDAKRVLELYGTSNQKYW; encoded by the coding sequence ATGAAAAAAGTATTGTATCTGGTGTGTACGGCACTAATGCTTGCCGTAGCACCGTCAGCGAAAGCACAATGGGTAGTAACCGACCCTGCAAATTTGGCTTCAGGTATTATCAACTCTGCGAACGAAATCATACAGACTTCTTCCACCGTGAGCAATGTAGTAAAGAACTTCAACGAAGTGAAGAAAGTTTACGACCAGGGCAAGGAATATTACGACAAGCTGAAAGCTATTAACAACCTTGTGAAAGATGCCCGTAAGGTGCAGCAAACCGTACTTTTAGTAGGCGATGTTTCCGAAATGTATGTGCAGAATTTTGGCAAGATGATGAACGACCCAAATTTCACACCACAGGAATTGGTTGCTATTGGCAATGGTTATTCGGCACTACTCAATGAAAGTACCGAACTGCTGAAAGAATTGAAGCAAATTATAACCTCTTCAAGCCTTTCGCTAAACGACAAAGAGCGTATGGATATTATTGATCGTGTGTACAAAGAGGTAAAGGATTACCACAGCCTTGTACGCTACTACACCAATAAGAACATTTCTGTAAGCTACCTAAGAGCGAAAAAGAAAAACGATGCCAAAAGAGTGCTTGAACTCTACGGAACCTCTAACCAAAAATACTGGTAA
- a CDS encoding AAA family ATPase, translated as MLKYFSIVQALSRSALATPNEAVTHQIRRLKESLEKDGFAKEAKSLEALLTASESSLDMSPSKIQRSFVVLKGEEVTPKTSIPVDKETSTPLAEIFFPDDLPEKAPMFDGNIQLAIHSIVNEWSKFDQLLEINATPASSCLIYGAPGTGKTHLAKWIAKQIGLPVVLARLEGLMSSYLGTTSRNIGNLFAFANRYKCILLLDEFDAIAKLRNDPQEVGEVKRVVNTLLQSLDSRHEKGFTIGVTNHESLLDPAIWRRFDIQVEIPKPSPEVMIQLLKNFITPLEFNESEIKFLAWCLDGSSGADAEMLSKWLKRAFVLEKKSNIVEVMKQFAVLNSGRVDTKKRNVMVHSDEDFINMLLNDKVYSFKQKDLASLFGMTPSTLSKQLSKFKDSEKI; from the coding sequence ATGCTCAAATATTTCAGTATAGTACAAGCTCTAAGCAGGTCCGCATTGGCAACGCCGAATGAAGCTGTCACGCATCAAATTAGAAGATTAAAAGAAAGTCTGGAAAAAGATGGGTTTGCTAAAGAGGCAAAGTCATTGGAGGCTTTGTTGACTGCTTCTGAATCATCGCTTGACATGTCTCCAAGTAAAATCCAAAGATCTTTCGTTGTTTTAAAAGGCGAGGAAGTAACTCCTAAGACATCGATTCCTGTAGATAAGGAGACATCAACTCCATTGGCAGAGATTTTTTTTCCTGATGATCTACCAGAAAAAGCCCCAATGTTTGATGGTAATATCCAGCTTGCTATTCACTCAATTGTAAATGAATGGAGTAAATTCGATCAACTTTTAGAAATTAATGCTACTCCTGCTAGCTCTTGCTTAATTTATGGTGCGCCAGGAACTGGTAAAACACATTTAGCAAAATGGATTGCAAAACAAATTGGATTACCTGTAGTGCTGGCAAGGTTAGAAGGGCTTATGTCTTCGTATTTAGGAACTACATCTCGAAATATTGGTAATCTGTTCGCTTTTGCTAATAGGTATAAATGCATCTTACTTCTTGATGAGTTTGATGCAATTGCTAAACTCCGTAACGATCCACAGGAGGTTGGTGAAGTAAAAAGAGTAGTCAATACGTTGTTGCAAAGTCTAGATTCACGTCATGAAAAAGGTTTTACCATTGGTGTAACCAACCATGAAAGTCTTCTTGATCCCGCTATTTGGAGAAGGTTTGATATACAGGTTGAAATTCCTAAACCTTCTCCCGAAGTAATGATTCAATTACTCAAGAATTTTATTACGCCTTTAGAATTTAACGAAAGTGAGATTAAATTTTTAGCATGGTGCCTAGATGGTTCATCAGGTGCTGATGCAGAAATGCTTTCAAAATGGCTAAAGAGAGCTTTTGTCTTAGAAAAGAAAAGCAATATCGTAGAAGTAATGAAGCAATTTGCTGTACTCAACTCTGGAAGGGTAGACACAAAAAAGAGAAATGTTATGGTTCACAGTGATGAAGATTTTATAAACATGCTGTTAAACGATAAGGTTTACTCTTTTAAACAGAAAGATCTAGCATCATTGTTCGGAATGACCCCGTCAACTTTGAGTAAGCAGCTATCGAAATTTAAAGATTCTGAAAAAATATAA
- a CDS encoding DUF4133 domain-containing protein: MNSYNINKGIGRTVEFKGLKAQYLFIFAGGLLGTLILVMILYMAGVNSYICLFLGAGGASLIVWQTFSLNRKYGEHGLMKIAANKRHPRYIICRKPVRRYLKFTSKQNAV; this comes from the coding sequence ATGAACAGTTATAACATAAACAAAGGCATTGGCAGGACAGTGGAATTTAAAGGGTTGAAAGCACAATACCTGTTCATTTTCGCAGGTGGGCTGCTCGGTACGCTTATCCTCGTGATGATACTGTATATGGCAGGCGTAAACTCTTACATCTGCCTGTTCCTCGGAGCAGGCGGAGCTTCGCTCATTGTATGGCAAACCTTTTCACTGAATAGGAAATATGGAGAACACGGATTGATGAAGATAGCGGCCAATAAAAGGCATCCGCGCTACATCATCTGCCGCAAGCCTGTACGCCGCTATTTAAAATTCACTTCTAAACAGAATGCCGTATGA
- a CDS encoding TraG family conjugative transposon ATPase has product MRNVAKTTTLESKFPLLAVENNCILSKDADITACFEVRLPELFTVASAEYEAIHSAWHKAIKTLPDFTVVHKQDWYIKESYAPDLAKEDQSFLAKSYQRHFNERPFLNHYCYLFLTKTTKERMRMQSNFSSLCKGSLIPKEIRNKETIHRFMEAVAQFERIVNDSGFITLKRLTEDDIIGTEETQGLLEQYLTLSRDAGAPMQDIALGTEEVRIGNKRLSLHTLSDTDDLPGTVSADTRFEKLSTDRSDCRLSFAAPVGLLLSCNHIYNQYLFLDNSEDNLQKFEKSARNMHSLARYSRANQINKEWIEKYLNEAHSFGLSSIRAHFNIMAWSEDPAELKQLKNDCGSALALMECKPRHNTTDVATLYWAGMPGNAGDFPSEESFYTFIEPALCLFTEETNYHNSPSPFGIKMADRLTGKPIHLDISDLPMKRGIITNRNKFILGPSGSGKSFFTNHMVRQYYEQGAHVLLVDTGNSYQGLCELIKGKTKGEDGVYFTYTEDNPIAFNPFYTDDGVFDIEKRESVKTLILTLWKRDDEPPTRSEEVALSNAVSGYIERIKADDVYPSFNGFYEYVKGDYRKVLEEKQVREKDFDIANFLNVLEPYYKGGEYDYLLNSDKQLDLLSKRFIVFEIDAIKDHKILFPIVTIIIMEVFINKMRRLKGIRKLILIEEAWKAIAKEGMAEYIKYLFKTVRKFFGEAIVVTQEVDDIIQSPIVKESIINNSDCKILLDQRKYMNKFDDIQAMLGLTDKEKGQVLSINMNNDASRLYKEVWIGLGGTHSAVYATEVSLEEYLAYTTEETEKMEVMQLASELDGNVELAIKHIAMERRDKVNQ; this is encoded by the coding sequence ATGAGAAATGTAGCAAAGACCACCACATTGGAAAGCAAGTTTCCTTTGCTGGCAGTAGAAAACAACTGCATTCTTTCAAAAGATGCAGACATTACCGCCTGCTTTGAGGTTCGTTTACCAGAACTGTTTACGGTAGCTTCTGCGGAATATGAAGCCATTCATTCTGCCTGGCATAAAGCTATCAAGACTTTACCGGATTTTACAGTCGTTCACAAACAGGATTGGTACATTAAAGAAAGCTACGCTCCCGATTTGGCGAAGGAAGACCAAAGTTTTTTGGCTAAATCCTACCAACGCCATTTTAATGAGCGACCGTTCTTAAATCACTACTGCTACCTTTTCCTAACCAAGACTACTAAGGAAAGAATGCGTATGCAAAGCAACTTCAGCTCGCTTTGCAAAGGTTCATTGATACCAAAGGAAATCAGGAACAAGGAAACGATACATCGCTTTATGGAAGCGGTAGCACAATTTGAGCGTATCGTAAACGATAGCGGTTTCATAACCCTGAAACGCCTTACCGAAGATGACATCATCGGAACAGAAGAAACGCAGGGATTACTGGAACAATACCTAACTCTATCAAGGGATGCCGGAGCACCGATGCAGGACATCGCTCTCGGAACGGAAGAAGTCCGTATCGGGAACAAAAGGTTGAGCTTGCACACCTTGTCCGATACGGACGATTTACCCGGAACGGTATCGGCTGATACCCGTTTTGAAAAACTATCCACCGACCGCAGCGACTGCCGTTTGTCGTTCGCCGCACCTGTGGGTTTGCTGTTAAGCTGCAATCACATTTACAATCAGTATTTGTTTTTGGATAACAGCGAAGACAACCTGCAAAAGTTTGAAAAGTCCGCAAGGAATATGCACTCACTGGCAAGGTACAGCCGTGCCAACCAAATCAACAAAGAATGGATAGAAAAGTATCTGAACGAAGCCCACAGCTTCGGGCTATCCTCCATCCGTGCACACTTCAACATTATGGCGTGGTCGGAAGATCCGGCAGAACTGAAACAGCTAAAGAATGATTGCGGTAGTGCGTTGGCACTGATGGAATGCAAACCACGCCACAACACTACGGATGTAGCCACATTGTATTGGGCAGGAATGCCTGGCAATGCAGGCGATTTTCCGAGTGAGGAAAGTTTTTACACTTTTATTGAACCTGCTTTGTGTTTATTCACAGAAGAAACCAATTACCACAATTCGCCATCGCCATTTGGCATCAAGATGGCCGACCGTTTGACCGGAAAACCTATCCATTTAGATATTTCGGATTTACCGATGAAGCGTGGAATTATCACGAACAGGAACAAGTTTATACTTGGTCCATCGGGAAGTGGTAAATCGTTCTTTACAAACCATATGGTACGGCAGTATTACGAGCAGGGAGCTCACGTATTGCTTGTAGATACAGGTAATTCGTATCAGGGACTATGTGAACTCATTAAAGGAAAAACCAAAGGCGAAGACGGTGTTTACTTTACTTATACGGAAGACAACCCGATCGCCTTTAATCCATTTTATACTGATGATGGTGTGTTTGACATTGAAAAGAGAGAAAGTGTCAAGACTTTGATACTGACACTCTGGAAACGTGATGATGAACCGCCAACCCGTTCGGAAGAGGTTGCCCTTTCCAATGCCGTAAGCGGATATATCGAACGCATTAAAGCGGACGATGTTTATCCATCTTTCAATGGCTTCTATGAATATGTGAAGGGCGATTACCGCAAGGTACTCGAAGAAAAACAGGTACGGGAAAAAGACTTTGACATCGCCAATTTCCTGAATGTTCTCGAACCCTACTACAAGGGTGGCGAATATGATTACCTGTTGAACTCTGATAAGCAATTAGACCTGCTTTCCAAACGCTTTATCGTGTTTGAAATTGATGCGATTAAAGACCATAAAATCCTGTTTCCCATAGTCACAATTATCATTATGGAGGTCTTTATTAACAAGATGCGAAGGCTCAAAGGTATCCGCAAACTCATCCTGATTGAAGAAGCGTGGAAAGCGATAGCGAAAGAGGGAATGGCAGAATACATCAAGTATTTGTTTAAGACCGTCCGCAAATTTTTCGGAGAAGCGATTGTCGTAACGCAAGAGGTCGATGATATTATCCAGTCGCCCATTGTGAAAGAAAGTATCATCAACAATTCCGATTGTAAAATCCTATTAGACCAACGCAAGTATATGAACAAATTCGATGATATACAGGCGATGTTAGGGCTTACGGATAAAGAGAAAGGGCAAGTACTTTCCATCAATATGAACAACGATGCAAGCCGTCTGTACAAAGAGGTTTGGATTGGCTTAGGTGGTACGCACTCGGCAGTCTATGCCACCGAAGTTAGTTTGGAGGAATACCTCGCATATACGACCGAAGAAACCGAAAAAATGGAAGTAATGCAATTAGCTTCCGAATTGGACGGTAACGTAGAACTCGCCATTAAGCATATCGCAATGGAAAGGCGGGACAAAGTAAATCAATAG
- a CDS encoding IS3 family transposase (programmed frameshift), with amino-acid sequence MTAKKPISNPENYLKDIRRKTRRIFTAEQKILIVMEALRAETSIAELCRKHAIQESTFYKWNKEFIEAGKKQLSGDTLRQATSEEVSALREENRKLKETVADLVIRYDIIKKSGNSGITEKYRKYMRLLPEEKLEIIQMVTRSEIGVNRTLRELGIHKSTFYKWYNLYLEKGEAGFHSSPSSGRRQWNSIPEEEKNLVVEIALNYPELSSRELAHKITDEKGVFISESSVYRILKKRGLITAPSHILISASNEFKDKTNFVHEMWQTDFTYFKILGWGWYYLSTVIDDFSRYIVHWELCRNMKVNDVQRTIDRAVKKAGLRKGQVPKLLSDNGSCYITEELKDYLHDNHGMKQIHGKPAHPQTQGKIERYHRTMKNVVKLHHYYSPDELQAALEVFVNRYNNERYHESLKNLTPADVYFGRANEVLKIRQQIKSETLKRRKKEYYKRKLIET; translated from the exons ATGACAGCCAAAAAACCAATCAGTAATCCTGAAAATTATTTAAAAGACATCCGTCGCAAAACCAGAAGGATTTTCACGGCGGAGCAAAAGATCCTCATTGTGATGGAAGCCCTGCGGGCAGAAACTTCCATTGCCGAACTCTGCCGCAAGCACGCCATTCAGGAATCTACCTTCTACAAATGGAACAAGGAGTTTATTGAAGCCGGTAAGAAGCAGCTCTCCGGAGATACGCTCCGCCAGGCAACCTCCGAAGAAGTTTCAGCCCTTCGGGAAGAGAACCGAAAACTCAAGGAGACGGTCGCCGACCTCGTTATCCGCTACGACATTATAAAAAAAAGT GGAAATTCTGGAATAACCGAAAAATACAGAAAGTATATGAGGTTGTTACCTGAAGAAAAACTGGAAATCATCCAAATGGTTACCCGTAGTGAAATCGGCGTCAACAGGACGCTCAGGGAACTTGGCATTCACAAAAGCACCTTCTACAAGTGGTATAATCTGTACCTTGAGAAAGGTGAAGCGGGATTTCATTCTTCCCCTTCTTCTGGCAGAAGGCAGTGGAACAGCATTCCTGAAGAAGAGAAAAATCTGGTGGTAGAAATCGCTTTGAATTATCCTGAACTCTCCAGCAGAGAACTGGCTCATAAAATCACCGATGAGAAGGGCGTCTTCATCTCAGAATCCAGTGTTTATCGGATTTTAAAGAAAAGAGGGCTGATAACCGCGCCATCGCATATCCTGATTTCTGCCTCGAATGAATTTAAGGATAAAACCAATTTTGTTCACGAAATGTGGCAGACGGATTTTACTTACTTTAAAATTCTGGGTTGGGGCTGGTACTATCTAAGCACGGTGATTGACGATTTTAGCCGCTATATCGTTCATTGGGAATTGTGCCGAAATATGAAGGTGAATGATGTTCAAAGAACGATTGACCGAGCTGTGAAGAAAGCAGGTTTAAGAAAAGGACAAGTTCCGAAACTTCTATCGGACAACGGTTCTTGCTATATTACCGAGGAATTAAAGGATTATTTACACGATAATCACGGCATGAAGCAAATCCACGGAAAACCCGCTCATCCACAGACACAAGGCAAGATTGAACGCTACCACAGGACGATGAAAAATGTGGTGAAACTGCATCATTATTACAGTCCGGATGAATTGCAAGCCGCTTTGGAAGTGTTTGTAAACCGCTACAACAATGAGCGTTATCACGAATCTTTGAAGAATCTCACTCCAGCGGATGTGTATTTTGGAAGAGCCAACGAAGTCTTGAAGATAAGACAGCAGATAAAATCTGAAACTCTAAAAAGAAGAAAAAAGGAATATTACAAAAGAAAATTAATCGAAACCTAA
- a CDS encoding conjugal transfer protein TraD, with translation MEIVIVICMLTVIVLLLQDKIVIKKRTKQEPPQKKFNPNLPDIMGQPKSVERLSVPNTATERQIEEPEINPANLDIEYDENENVGIQIRKEELDEVFSNMPDLEEEEEDWNRYGISSGDNSLAQGVTFEELSSVGALLQKENLEQSQKETAVDIVQRIQGTELFSLLENSIEGASRKIAELLDSTLSSETEAGSSTLRKNDLNDFDIGEFV, from the coding sequence ATGGAAATAGTAATTGTGATATGCATGCTGACGGTCATTGTCCTGCTTTTGCAGGATAAGATTGTTATTAAGAAAAGGACAAAACAAGAACCTCCGCAGAAGAAATTCAATCCGAACCTGCCCGATATTATGGGGCAACCTAAATCCGTAGAACGCCTTTCAGTGCCAAACACTGCCACTGAACGCCAAATTGAGGAACCGGAGATAAACCCTGCTAATTTAGACATTGAATACGACGAAAATGAAAACGTCGGCATTCAAATCCGCAAGGAAGAGCTGGACGAAGTTTTCAGTAATATGCCTGATTTGGAGGAAGAGGAAGAAGATTGGAATAGGTATGGAATATCCAGTGGCGATAACAGTCTTGCCCAAGGGGTTACCTTTGAAGAACTAAGCTCCGTAGGGGCGTTGCTCCAAAAAGAGAATTTGGAACAATCACAAAAGGAAACAGCGGTAGATATAGTTCAAAGAATACAGGGGACTGAATTATTCAGTCTGCTGGAAAATTCCATCGAGGGTGCCTCCCGAAAAATTGCCGAGCTTTTGGATAGCACACTCTCATCTGAAACGGAAGCCGGTTCTTCCACTTTGCGGAAAAATGATTTGAATGATTTTGACATTGGGGAGTTTGTATAG
- a CDS encoding DUF4134 domain-containing protein, translating to MEKQRKKVLLAAMAMLSGIGAFAQGNGSAGINEATQMVTSYFDPATQLIYAIGAVVGLIGGVKVYNKFSSGDPDTSKTAASWFGACIFLIVAATILRSFFL from the coding sequence ATGGAAAAACAGAGAAAAAAAGTTTTGCTGGCAGCAATGGCAATGCTGTCAGGAATTGGTGCGTTCGCACAGGGAAACGGTTCGGCAGGTATCAACGAGGCTACCCAAATGGTAACAAGCTATTTCGACCCCGCAACCCAACTAATCTACGCCATCGGTGCGGTGGTTGGGCTCATCGGAGGCGTTAAGGTGTACAACAAATTCAGTTCAGGCGATCCCGACACATCGAAAACTGCGGCGAGCTGGTTCGGTGCGTGTATCTTCTTAATCGTGGCGGCTACCATCCTGCGTTCATTCTTCCTTTAA
- a CDS encoding IS3 family transposase (programmed frameshift), with amino-acid sequence MTAKKPISNPENYLKDIRRKTRRIFTAEQKILIVMEALRAETSIAELCRKHAIQESTFYKWNKEFIEAGKKQLSGDTLRQATSEEVSALREENRKLKETVADLVIRYDIIKKSGNSGITEKYRKYMRLLPEEKLEIIQMVTRSEIGVNRTLRELGIHKSTFYKWYNLYLEKGEAGFHSSPSSGRRQWNSIPEEEKNLVVEIALNYPELSSRELAHKITDEKGVFISESSVYRILKKRGLITAPSHILISASNEFKDKTNFVHEMWQTDFTYFKILGWGWYYLSTVIDDFSRYIVHWELCRNMKVNDVQRTIDRAVKKAGLRKGQVPKLLSDNGSCYITEELKDYLHDNHGMKQIHGKPAHPQTQGKIERYHRTMKNVVKLHHYYSPDELQAALEVFVNRYNNERYHESLKNLTPADVYFGRANEVLKIRQQIKSETLKRRKKEYYKRKLIET; translated from the exons ATGACAGCCAAAAAACCAATCAGTAATCCTGAAAATTATTTAAAAGACATCCGCAGAAAAACCAGAAGGATTTTCACGGCGGAACAAAAGATCCTCATTGTGATGGAAGCCCTTCGGGCTGAAACCTCCATAGCCGAACTCTGTCGCAAGCACGCTATTCAGGAATCTACCTTCTACAAATGGAATAAGGAGTTCATTGAAGCCGGTAAAAAGCAGCTCTCCGGAGATACGCTCCGCCAGGCAACCTCCGAAGAAGTTTCAGCCCTTCGGGAAGAGAACCGAAAACTCAAGGAGACGGTCGCCGACCTCGTTATCCGCTACGACATTATAAAAAAAAGT GGAAATTCTGGAATAACCGAAAAATACAGAAAGTATATGAGGTTGTTACCTGAAGAAAAACTGGAAATCATCCAAATGGTTACCCGTAGTGAAATCGGCGTCAACAGGACGCTCAGGGAACTTGGCATTCACAAAAGCACCTTCTACAAGTGGTATAATCTGTACCTTGAGAAAGGTGAAGCGGGATTTCATTCTTCCCCTTCTTCTGGCAGAAGGCAGTGGAACAGCATTCCTGAAGAAGAGAAAAATCTGGTGGTAGAAATCGCTTTGAATTATCCTGAACTCTCCAGCAGAGAACTGGCTCATAAAATCACCGATGAGAAGGGCGTCTTCATCTCAGAATCCAGTGTTTATCGGATTTTAAAGAAAAGAGGGCTGATAACCGCGCCATCGCATATCCTGATTTCTGCCTCGAATGAATTTAAGGATAAAACCAATTTTGTTCACGAAATGTGGCAGACGGATTTTACTTACTTTAAAATTCTGGGTTGGGGCTGGTACTATCTAAGCACGGTGATTGACGATTTTAGCCGCTATATCGTTCATTGGGAATTGTGCCGAAATATGAAGGTGAATGATGTTCAAAGAACGATTGACCGAGCTGTGAAGAAAGCAGGTTTAAGAAAAGGACAAGTTCCGAAACTTCTATCGGACAACGGTTCTTGCTATATTACCGAGGAATTAAAGGATTATTTACACGATAATCACGGCATGAAGCAAATCCACGGAAAACCCGCTCATCCACAGACACAAGGCAAGATTGAACGCTACCACAGGACGATGAAAAATGTGGTGAAACTGCATCATTATTACAGTCCGGATGAATTGCAAGCCGCTTTGGAAGTGTTTGTAAACCGCTACAACAATGAGCGTTATCACGAATCTTTGAAGAATCTCACTCCAGCGGATGTGTATTTTGGAAGAGCCAACGAAGTCTTGAAGATAAGACAGCAGATAAAATCTGAAACTCTAAAAAGAAGAAAAAAGGAATATTACAAAAGAAAATTAATCGAAACCTAA